The Argopecten irradians isolate NY chromosome 4, Ai_NY, whole genome shotgun sequence genome has a window encoding:
- the LOC138321062 gene encoding uncharacterized protein → MVLAFGLAVLVYGMTFASAEKEVSIPVSDMSEGTRCDKDLDVAGICFRCSRLPGDIAVQLTTCCMEDKAYDVCQRCVDNPDACLMDAYSMTGLDNSNDLSGSNEMDDVEYPDADISKRFGTTFMGSSRYGYPRKRYGMLFLGGKKNRGGYRYGARGKRYGTLNIGSGIGRLYRYRDVTKREDESDEGVMDKRYGTLNLGSARGLKYRYGRYFGKRSDEDNEDLDDDGDPEQVEKRYGTLFMSRNGGRKRYGSLFMGKSKVW, encoded by the coding sequence ATGGTTCTAGCTTTCGGTCTCGCTGTGTTGGTGTACGGCATGACCTTTGCCTCAGCGGAAAAGGAAGTATCTATCCCCGTCAGTGACATGTCTGAGGGCACACGCTGTGATAAAGACCTGGATGTTGCCGGGATCTGTTTCCGGTGTTCACGACTTCCGGGAGATATTGCTGTACAGCTGACGACATGTTGTATGGAGGACAAGGCATACGATGTATGTCAGCGATGTGTCGATAATCCTGACGCTTGCTTGATGGACGCTTACAGCATGACGGGATTAGACAACAGTAATGATTTGTCCGGAAGTAATGAAATGGATGACGTTGAGTATCCGGATGCTGACATATCCAAGCGATTCGGCACAACCTTCATGGGGTCATCCCGATACGGATACCCAAGAAAACGGTATGGAATGTTATTCCTCGGTGGAAAGAAGAACAGAGGAGGTTATCGGTACGGAGCACGCGGTAAACGATACGGCACGCTCAACATAGGTAGTGGTATAGGTCGGCTGTATCGGTACCGTGACGTCACCAAACGTGAAGATGAAAGTGACGAGGGCGTCATGGACAAACGGTACGGGACACTGAACCTGGGAAGTGCACGTGGCCTGAAATACAGGTATGGTCGCTACTTTGGTAAACGATCTGACGAGGATAACGAGGATCTCGATGACGATGGTGATCCTGAACAAGTTGAAAAGAGATACGGAACATTATTCATGTCAAGGAATGGCGGACGAAAGCGTTATGGTTCTTTGTTTATGGGAAAATCTAAAGTATGGTAA